The proteins below are encoded in one region of Sander vitreus isolate 19-12246 chromosome 24, sanVit1, whole genome shotgun sequence:
- the LOC144512786 gene encoding homeobox protein engrailed-1-B-like: MEEQKEPNSSLDSTEEESMSLSPNLPSPPMILPHQAAQQAHRTTNFFIDNILRPDFGCRKEPSYRDRTPGRENVNPLGARPPPHTGSLCLDSNCSSDSTSSSPSSSSSSTSSSPSSKQNSLKQGEPASNGSGRYADSPSSIMVVSGSNGGSPAITKESQPMLWPAWVYCTRYSDRPSSGPRTRKLKKKKCSTKEDKRPRTAFTAEQLQRLKTEFQANRYITEQRRQALAQELNLNESQIKIWFQNKRAKIKKATGYKNGLALQLMAQGLYNHSTTTVQEDKEDSE, encoded by the exons ATGGAAGAGCAAAAGGAGCCAAACAGCAGCCTGGACTCGACCGAGGAGGAGAGCATGTCCCTGTCGCCAAACCTCCCATCCCCTCCCATGATTTTACCCCACCAGGCCGCGCAGCAGGCTCACAGAACCACGAACTTTTTCATAGACAACATCCTCCGGCCAGACTTCGGCTGCAGAAAGGAGCCGAGCTACCGCGACCGGACGCCGGGCAGAGAAAACGTCAACCCGCTTGGAGCGAGGCCGCCGCCGCACACCGGCAGCCTCTGCCTGGACTCCAACTGCAGCAGCGACAGCACTTCTTCttcgccctcctcctcctcgtcgtcCACGTCCTCCTCGCCTTCGTCCAAGCAGAACTCGTTGAAACAGGGCGAACCGGCGAGCAACGGGTCCGGTAGATACGCAGACAGCCCCTCGTCAATTATGGTTGTGAGTGGCAGCAATGGAGGATCTCCGGCTATAACGAAAGAAAGCCAGCCGATGTTGTGGCCAGCTTGGGTTTACTGTACACGGTACTCGGACCGTCCCTCATCTG GCCCAAGGACACGGAAACTGAAAAAGAAGAAGTGCAGCACCAAGGAGGACAAGCGGCCCCGGACAGCGTTCACGGCCGAACAGCTGCAGAGACTGAAAACCGAGTTCCAGGCCAACCGGTACATAACGGAGCAGCGGAGACAGGCCCTGGCCCAGGAACTCAACCTCAACGAGTCccaaatcaaaatctggttccAGAATAAGAGGGCCAAGATTAAAAAGGCCACCGGCTACAAGAACGGCCTGGCCCTGCAGCTCATGGCCCAAGGACTGTACAACCATTCAACGACCACCGTGCAGGAGGACAAGGAGGACAGTGAATAA
- the LOC144512872 gene encoding complement C1q-like protein 2, giving the protein MLLLALAIAVPLLLLRTSDTSAHYYEMMGTCRMVCDPYTPKPGGATAMEVIQNVNGIAPQPPMAQGSRGEPGRPGKPGSRGPPGEPGPPGPRGPPGERGNGKLAFPAVTGPVGSENGETDGVNSTANSLRIAFYVGLKNPHEGYEVLKFDDVITNLGNQYDASTGKFTCHVSGIYFFTYHVLMRGGDGTSMWADLCKNGQVRASAIAQDADQNYDYASNSAVLHLDSGDEIYVKLDGGKAHGGNNNKYSTFSGFILYPD; this is encoded by the exons ATGCTTCTGCTGGCTCTGGCCATCGCTGTCCCGTTACTGCTGCTCCGCACTTCTGACACCTCCGCTCATTACTACGAAATGATGGGCACCTGTCGGATGGTTTGCGACCCGTACACCCCAAAACCGGGAGGCGCCACCGCCATGGAGGTGATCCAGAACGTAAACGGTATCGCTCCGCAGCCGCCGATGGCGCAGGGGAGCCGCGGGGAGCCGGGACGACCGGGTAAACCGGGATCTAGGGGCCCTCCGGGAGAACCAGGACCCCCGGGTCCGAGGGGGCCACCGGGTGAGCGCGGCAACGGTAAACTCGCCTTCCCCGCGGTAACCGGACCTGTTGGGTCTGAGAACGGCGAGACGGACGGTGTGAACTCCACGGCCAACAGTTTGAGGATCGCTTTCTACGTCGGTCTGAAGAACCCACACGAGGGATATGAGGTGTTAAAGTTTGACGACGTGATTACAAACTTGGGGAACCAGTACGATGCGAGCACCGGGAAGTTCACCTGCCATGTGTCCGGGATCTATTTCTTCACCTACCATGTGTTGATGCGGGGAGGAGACGGGACCAGCATGTGGGCCGACCTGTGCAAAAACGGACAG GTACGAGCCAGTGCCATAGCTCAAGATGCAGACCAGAACTACGACTACGCCAGCAACAGCGCCGTGCTGCACTTGGACTCGGGAGACGAGATCTACGTCAAACTGGACGGCGGCAAAGCTCACGGaggcaacaacaacaagtaCAGCACCTTCTCCGGCTTCATCTTATACCCCGACTAA